In Rhodococcus pseudokoreensis, the DNA window CTCACTCAACTAACGTGCCAACCCTGCGATCAATTCCCGGCCGTCCCGGATGTGAGCGCGATCACAGTCGCTTACTGCATGGGCAACTCGGCCTCGTCGAAGACCCGGCCCATGCGTTTGCGGACGCCGAGAACGAGGCACCGGTCGAGGATGCTGACCGCGGGCAGTTTCTGCTCGACGACAGCTTCGAGCCCTTCGACGTCGGAGAGTCCGCGCAACCACACCGACACCAGAAGGTTGGCTGGCCCGGCCACCGACAACACCGTCCGCACCGCGGGCAGCCCGCTCAGGTTGGCGCCGACCCTCGCCATCTGGGCGGCGGGAACCCGGAGGAAGTACCACGCGCAGACGGGATACCCCGAGGCCCAGCGCGGCATGTCCGTGCGGAATTCGAAAGCACCCGAAGCGAGTGTCGCGCTCAGCCGTTCGCGTGCCCGCCGCGTGGAGGTCCCGAGCGCCTCGGCGACGGTCCGTGTGGTCGCACGACCGTCGCGGGACAGGATGGAGATGATGTCGCGTTCGGCGACCGGCGGACGGGCGAACATTGCCGAGAGCCGGGCGGCGTCCCGGCGTCGGGCGGCGTCGATCGCGCTCGACTCGTCGGCGTCGAGGGCGCGCAGACGCCACTGCGATGCCCCGGAGATCGCGGTGATCACCGGGTGCGTGCGGACGGTGCGGACGTCGGGGATACCCGCGACGCGGGACACGACATACCGGTTGAACGCTGTCGGGTCGGGGCAGCCGACGGTGAGGATCAGGTCGCGACCACCCGAGGCGACGTCGATCGACATGCACTCGGTGTCCTGGGACAACTCGGTGATCACCGCGTCGATCGACCCGGCGACGCACTCGACC includes these proteins:
- a CDS encoding Lrp/AsnC family transcriptional regulator is translated as MQEKTPTEDELRLIHALQVWPRVPWSQLGPILGADPVTLARRWSGLSERGMAWVTAQPPMSEAARGAIVEVECVAGSIDAVITELSQDTECMSIDVASGGRDLILTVGCPDPTAFNRYVVSRVAGIPDVRTVRTHPVITAISGASQWRLRALDADESSAIDAARRRDAARLSAMFARPPVAERDIISILSRDGRATTRTVAEALGTSTRRARERLSATLASGAFEFRTDMPRWASGYPVCAWYFLRVPAAQMARVGANLSGLPAVRTVLSVAGPANLLVSVWLRGLSDVEGLEAVVEQKLPAVSILDRCLVLGVRKRMGRVFDEAELPMQ